In the Armatimonadota bacterium genome, one interval contains:
- a CDS encoding class II fructose-bisphosphate aldolase, producing MIVPTHTLFEHAYGNYALGAYNINNLEQTVGLFEGAIQSQAPFIIQISRGARSYTNKMLLESIIRTSEVIWPDALFAVHLDHGDEASAMDCIASGFYSSVMIDASHEEFAENVAITRRVVEAAHARGISVEAELGMLGGVEEDIHVDEKNSLLTDPAEAEEFVKLTGCDSLACAIGTSHGAYKFSGSQAIHFDRVRAIQQRLPGVPLVMHGSSSVPQEEVDRINAAGGAIHGSRGVDPNQYLPAAKLGVCKVNIDTDGRLVWTRVHREYFRDKPAGFDLRDPGKIFMGEYAKFIASRNEYLGSAGQLQASRSHALASA from the coding sequence GTGATTGTTCCCACCCATACGCTATTTGAACACGCGTATGGCAACTATGCTCTAGGCGCCTACAATATCAACAATCTGGAGCAGACCGTCGGTCTTTTCGAGGGCGCCATCCAATCGCAGGCTCCGTTCATCATACAGATATCCCGCGGTGCGCGCTCGTACACCAACAAGATGCTGCTTGAGTCGATCATACGCACGTCGGAGGTGATCTGGCCGGATGCACTCTTCGCCGTACACCTCGATCACGGTGATGAGGCAAGCGCCATGGATTGCATCGCCAGCGGCTTCTATTCGTCGGTGATGATTGATGCCTCTCACGAGGAGTTTGCCGAGAACGTGGCCATAACCCGGCGCGTGGTTGAGGCGGCGCATGCGCGAGGCATATCGGTGGAGGCGGAACTCGGTATGCTGGGTGGCGTGGAAGAAGATATCCACGTGGACGAGAAGAACTCGCTGCTTACCGATCCCGCCGAGGCCGAGGAGTTCGTAAAGCTGACCGGCTGCGACTCACTGGCCTGCGCGATCGGCACCAGCCACGGCGCATACAAGTTCAGCGGCAGCCAGGCCATCCACTTTGACCGCGTTCGGGCGATCCAGCAGAGGCTGCCCGGCGTGCCGCTGGTGATGCACGGCTCCAGTTCCGTGCCTCAGGAGGAAGTGGATCGCATCAACGCAGCCGGCGGGGCGATCCATGGCTCGCGGGGTGTTGATCCAAACCAGTACCTGCCTGCCGCCAAGCTCGGTGTTTGTAAGGTGAATATCGATACAGATGGCCGGCTGGTGTGGACGCGCGTTCATCGCGAGTATTTCCGCGATAAGCCCGCCGGCTTCGACCTGCGAGATCCGGGAAAGATATTCATGGGCGAATATGCAAAGTTCATCGCCAGCCGCAACGAATACCTGGGGTCGGCCGGCCAGCTGCAGGCTTCGCGAAGTCACGCGCTCGCCTCTGCATAG
- a CDS encoding FHA domain-containing protein, whose translation METNVDRTLVAGQEVTGVLPDDGQRTRLGGSVVCPVCAGSTPDVEIWCGECGYLLSQPAPQQLEPPTEAALAWLISSDGRRFPLRSGKTTIGRADTDIISPDGSVSRTHAEIAIRPGGTTIQDLDSTNGTSVDGRRLNPGEICPLADGASIKLGGWQMRLEAVAAAAEVTQVLPTDDTVAGSEGFEGAEPFGWLRAATGDEQFAVTAATVTAGRGAANDIVISDDNYVSGVHVRLEVADGGMMVTDLGSTNGTLVNGERLAPHIPRFLSPADTLQIGVRAFRIELAARSGESGGGGVSDGLSDGAENPPADSVQDE comes from the coding sequence ATGGAGACCAACGTGGACCGGACCCTGGTAGCAGGGCAGGAAGTTACCGGCGTTCTTCCGGATGACGGCCAGCGCACGCGGCTCGGCGGATCGGTCGTCTGCCCAGTATGCGCCGGCTCCACGCCGGATGTTGAGATCTGGTGTGGCGAGTGCGGCTACTTGCTGTCGCAGCCGGCGCCACAGCAGCTTGAGCCGCCAACGGAAGCGGCTTTGGCGTGGCTGATCTCATCCGACGGGCGGCGATTTCCGCTCCGGTCGGGTAAAACCACGATCGGCCGTGCGGATACCGACATCATCTCTCCGGATGGCTCGGTGTCGCGCACGCATGCCGAGATTGCGATTCGGCCCGGTGGGACGACCATCCAGGATCTTGACAGCACGAATGGTACGTCCGTAGACGGAAGAAGGCTCAATCCTGGCGAGATCTGCCCGCTGGCTGACGGCGCGTCAATAAAGCTCGGTGGCTGGCAGATGAGGCTTGAAGCGGTGGCGGCGGCAGCGGAGGTCACTCAGGTCTTGCCGACCGATGACACCGTCGCCGGGTCGGAGGGTTTTGAGGGGGCAGAGCCGTTTGGATGGCTGCGGGCTGCTACCGGTGACGAGCAGTTCGCGGTTACTGCGGCGACCGTTACGGCCGGCCGTGGCGCCGCCAACGACATCGTAATTAGCGATGACAACTATGTATCGGGCGTCCACGTCCGGCTGGAGGTCGCCGACGGCGGCATGATGGTCACCGATCTCGGCAGCACAAATGGCACCCTGGTAAACGGCGAACGCCTCGCTCCGCACATCCCGCGGTTTCTGAGTCCGGCAGATACTCTTCAGATCGGGGTACGTGCGTTCCGTATCGAGCTTGCTGCACGCTCAGGAGAATCCGGGGGTGGCGGCGTGAGCGACGGCCTCTCGGATGGCGCTGAGAATCCCCCCGCGGACTCCGTACAGGATGAGTGA
- a CDS encoding NAD(P)H-hydrate dehydratase, translated as MKVATAQQMRDADAAAAQLQGMSSAILMENAGAAVARAARDMVSVKRGQQIAVFCGPGNNGGDGLAAARHLAAAGFGVRIVLAADVGRPRGDAARQYQAAHACGVQVCAGAELSRCDLAVDALLGTGAVGAPRDEIAHAIRCVTALDCPILSVDIPSGVECDTGYTPGAAVSADTTITFAFKKRCMFLFPGADHAGRVLVDPIGICWDRLVPETGVRSLDIGEFAAPAFAWAQQCLFDRHANTNKGDYGRAAIVAGSAGMIGAPRLAGRAALRTGAGLVTVFAPSSIQQVVAAGLEAALTVPLAEAEGQLAAEAADAVLGAMRPSAVLALGPGIGTGPGANAVTERLLTEWSGSIVLDADGLNCLAQMHREGRSPLPRRAGSTLLTPHPGEAARLLDSTISVVEADRFAAAAQLAREYGAVVLLKGRYTIIAEPEGSLSVNVTGNPGMARGGSGDTLTGMIVALLAQAEMSGSSEASNARMAAAAALGCYLHGLAGDIASESYGETSMTPEDITASIGCAIARMRSSL; from the coding sequence GTGAAGGTCGCTACGGCGCAGCAGATGCGCGATGCCGACGCGGCGGCTGCGCAACTACAGGGCATGAGCAGCGCGATCCTGATGGAGAACGCCGGTGCTGCTGTTGCGCGCGCTGCACGCGACATGGTCTCCGTCAAGCGCGGTCAACAAATCGCCGTATTCTGCGGACCAGGCAATAATGGGGGCGATGGCCTTGCGGCTGCGCGGCATCTTGCGGCCGCCGGGTTCGGGGTTCGGATAGTGCTTGCTGCGGACGTTGGTCGACCGCGCGGCGACGCCGCGCGGCAGTACCAGGCGGCGCATGCCTGCGGCGTTCAAGTATGCGCCGGCGCTGAGCTCTCTCGGTGCGATCTCGCTGTGGACGCGCTCCTCGGCACGGGAGCGGTAGGCGCGCCGCGGGACGAGATCGCCCACGCGATCCGTTGCGTCACGGCTTTGGATTGTCCCATTCTGTCGGTCGATATTCCATCCGGTGTGGAGTGTGATACCGGATACACCCCGGGCGCCGCTGTGAGTGCTGACACTACGATTACCTTTGCATTCAAGAAGCGGTGCATGTTTCTCTTTCCCGGGGCCGACCACGCCGGCCGCGTGCTGGTTGATCCGATCGGTATTTGCTGGGACCGGCTCGTTCCGGAGACTGGGGTACGAAGTCTCGACATAGGCGAGTTTGCAGCGCCTGCGTTCGCCTGGGCGCAGCAATGCCTCTTTGACCGGCACGCCAACACAAACAAGGGAGATTATGGCCGGGCGGCTATCGTTGCCGGGAGCGCGGGGATGATTGGCGCTCCGCGTCTGGCGGGGCGCGCGGCGCTAAGGACCGGCGCGGGGCTCGTGACCGTATTCGCACCCAGTTCCATCCAGCAGGTGGTCGCTGCTGGGCTCGAGGCCGCGCTTACGGTGCCGCTCGCCGAGGCCGAAGGGCAGTTGGCGGCAGAGGCAGCCGACGCAGTTCTCGGTGCAATGCGGCCCAGCGCCGTGTTGGCGCTCGGCCCCGGCATCGGCACCGGACCCGGCGCGAACGCGGTGACGGAGCGTCTGCTGACGGAGTGGTCGGGCTCGATCGTGTTGGATGCCGACGGGCTGAACTGCCTGGCACAGATGCACCGCGAAGGTCGGTCGCCGCTGCCGCGGCGCGCCGGTTCTACGCTCTTGACGCCACATCCCGGCGAGGCTGCGCGCTTGCTGGACAGCACGATATCGGTTGTGGAGGCAGATCGTTTTGCCGCCGCTGCGCAGCTTGCCAGGGAATACGGCGCCGTGGTGCTGCTAAAGGGGCGATATACGATAATCGCGGAGCCGGAAGGATCGCTGTCTGTGAACGTCACGGGGAACCCTGGTATGGCCAGGGGAGGTTCGGGCGACACATTGACCGGGATGATCGTGGCGCTGCTGGCGCAGGCCGAGATGAGCGGAAGCTCTGAGGCATCAAACGCACGCATGGCGGCCGCAGCGGCCCTGGGCTGTTATCTGCACGGCCTTGCGGGCGATATCGCGTCAGAATCGTATGGTGAAACGTCAATGACTCCGGAGGATATCACGGCTTCTATCGGCTGTGCCATCGCGCGAATGAGATCGAGCCTATGA
- a CDS encoding C40 family peptidase, producing the protein MKLLRLGASTTLIAGATLAVAAGLANAETHHKLQKGENLSLLAQRYHVSVEAILKVNHLGNGNTVGIGTVVTIPDPPKHVVVHGSLYLPRQIVANRVSVRMGPGEQHPLMTCIDSGTHVIVTARRDGWSQVALASGTVGWVRNDFVGSSAGKTAPVPATRIARVVAKPQAAARAKHLQRIASAAHTQRKHNSGRAVHAPSRRMAAKTKRDQQLASAARRHRLEVAQAARVASAATHHRLAVAHAARLASAALHHRLALSRHSNGAVRAAKPVRVAMASGRSRSGAGTRGVRIVKTAFAYRGTPYVYGGSGRGGFDCSGFTRYVFAKHGVSLPHSARAQFQLGTKVSYRSLKAGDLVFFHTVTPGISHVGVYVGNGRFVHASSRRSGGVREDSLSSGYYRTAFRGARRVR; encoded by the coding sequence ATGAAGTTATTGAGACTTGGAGCCAGCACGACTCTCATAGCCGGAGCTACCCTGGCTGTTGCTGCTGGACTCGCAAACGCCGAGACGCATCACAAACTCCAGAAGGGCGAAAACCTCTCGCTCTTAGCTCAGCGGTACCACGTATCGGTAGAGGCTATCCTCAAAGTCAATCACCTGGGTAATGGCAATACTGTGGGAATTGGAACCGTAGTTACAATTCCCGATCCTCCAAAGCACGTTGTTGTTCACGGATCGCTCTATCTCCCTCGGCAAATCGTTGCCAACCGAGTTAGCGTACGGATGGGGCCGGGTGAGCAGCACCCGTTGATGACATGCATCGATTCAGGCACGCACGTAATCGTTACCGCCCGGCGCGACGGCTGGTCGCAGGTTGCTCTTGCAAGTGGCACGGTAGGTTGGGTCCGCAACGACTTTGTCGGCAGCAGCGCGGGGAAAACTGCGCCGGTACCAGCAACGCGCATTGCCCGGGTGGTAGCCAAACCGCAGGCAGCGGCGCGGGCGAAGCATCTTCAGCGTATTGCCTCGGCTGCTCATACTCAGAGGAAACACAACTCGGGTAGGGCGGTACACGCGCCCTCCAGGCGGATGGCTGCCAAAACAAAGCGCGACCAGCAACTGGCTTCCGCGGCTAGGCGACACCGACTGGAAGTGGCGCAAGCGGCTCGCGTGGCTTCAGCGGCCACCCACCATCGACTGGCTGTGGCGCATGCAGCGCGATTGGCATCGGCGGCCCTTCACCATCGGCTGGCATTGTCCAGGCACTCGAATGGTGCAGTGCGCGCAGCCAAACCGGTGCGCGTTGCTATGGCGTCCGGCAGATCACGAAGTGGAGCCGGAACACGGGGCGTGCGCATTGTCAAGACGGCGTTCGCATATCGCGGCACGCCATATGTATACGGGGGCTCGGGACGCGGCGGCTTCGATTGCTCCGGGTTCACACGCTATGTGTTTGCAAAGCACGGCGTATCACTGCCGCACTCGGCACGGGCGCAGTTCCAACTGGGGACCAAGGTTTCATATCGCAGCCTCAAGGCCGGTGATCTGGTGTTTTTTCACACGGTGACACCGGGCATCTCCCACGTCGGTGTGTACGTTGGCAACGGGCGCTTTGTTCACGCTTCCAGTCGGAGAAGCGGCGGAGTGCGTGAAGATTCGCTGAGTTCCGGTTACTACCGAACGGCGTTTCGCGGAGCGCGCCGCGTAAGGTAG
- a CDS encoding VWA domain-containing protein: MEEKTQMVSGAGAAPTIIGGQLGAGPTVMGAPAMALQAECISGHAIAPTAGMRDHALLVLRAAGQQTGRRAPVNVCLCIDRSGSMEGEPIEYVKRACDHVVDMLEPTDILSIVVFEEQIDVLMPARRVVNKDLVKQHIHRLEVGNTTNLYDGMIAACAQVSSVMGQAAGYVSRVLLLTDGEPTAGLKDYTSIVQAVADQRSRGITISALGFGPDYNEELMAGIAKRSGGSYYHIQRSDMLPEVFRHELHTMMSTAARNVTVRLEPARWVQIRQVYGQAASWSGRGMEMQLSDIERGTAQTVLFEMELERHSAGRYRVAQALIQYEDIAMGCRQSLRSDVVVDFDASASAAAPLSEVVAAELEMARASADLQRTVMGMRTQQITAIGAAAQLEKTRAMLAHAGAAGSAREVDEALNALRHGGADAQKTLMGAIVSLDQGRREEGS; this comes from the coding sequence ATGGAAGAAAAGACGCAGATGGTTTCGGGCGCCGGCGCTGCTCCGACCATAATCGGCGGACAACTGGGCGCCGGGCCCACGGTGATGGGAGCGCCGGCCATGGCGCTACAGGCCGAGTGCATCTCCGGGCATGCCATCGCGCCTACCGCCGGTATGCGCGATCACGCGCTGCTCGTCTTGCGCGCCGCCGGCCAGCAGACCGGTCGTAGAGCTCCGGTGAACGTGTGCCTGTGCATCGATCGTTCCGGCAGCATGGAGGGTGAGCCGATTGAATACGTGAAGCGCGCCTGCGACCACGTTGTTGATATGCTGGAACCGACCGACATTCTCTCGATTGTTGTGTTTGAAGAGCAGATTGATGTTCTGATGCCTGCTCGGCGCGTGGTCAACAAGGACCTCGTGAAGCAGCATATCCACAGGCTCGAGGTGGGCAATACCACGAACCTGTACGACGGAATGATTGCTGCGTGCGCTCAAGTATCCTCCGTGATGGGGCAGGCTGCCGGTTACGTAAGCCGGGTACTGCTGCTTACCGACGGCGAGCCCACTGCGGGCCTGAAGGACTACACCTCGATCGTGCAGGCCGTGGCCGACCAGCGTTCCAGAGGCATCACCATCAGCGCGCTCGGGTTCGGGCCTGACTACAACGAGGAGCTCATGGCCGGTATTGCAAAGCGCAGTGGCGGATCCTACTACCACATCCAACGCTCCGACATGCTCCCCGAGGTGTTCCGGCATGAACTGCATACGATGATGTCGACCGCAGCACGGAACGTAACGGTAAGGCTGGAACCGGCACGTTGGGTGCAGATCCGTCAGGTTTACGGACAAGCTGCCAGTTGGAGTGGACGCGGAATGGAGATGCAACTCTCAGACATCGAGCGCGGTACGGCCCAGACCGTGCTCTTCGAGATGGAGTTGGAGCGCCATTCCGCCGGTCGGTACCGTGTTGCGCAGGCGCTCATTCAGTACGAAGATATTGCCATGGGCTGCCGCCAGTCGCTGCGGAGCGATGTTGTGGTGGATTTTGATGCGTCTGCCTCGGCGGCAGCTCCGCTCAGCGAGGTTGTGGCGGCCGAGTTGGAGATGGCTCGCGCCTCGGCCGATTTGCAGCGGACGGTGATGGGTATGCGCACCCAGCAGATCACCGCAATCGGCGCAGCCGCGCAATTGGAGAAGACACGCGCGATGTTGGCGCACGCCGGGGCCGCTGGATCGGCGCGCGAGGTGGATGAGGCTCTGAACGCGCTGCGACACGGTGGCGCCGATGCGCAAAAGACGCTGATGGGCGCAATTGTAAGCCTGGATCAGGGTCGCCGTGAGGAGGGTAGCTGA
- a CDS encoding FHA domain-containing protein, translating to MNRTIKMQLSAAAFVAGILVNVPGPVRAQVAASAGGKYPLHVKVDVPGQFTYRFVRGASDAGTAPASLPLPASSSSNIVLSMPHKAADLEVCDVTRGNVARMQVLAGANVVLAESAFKECRSVLASVQEGGVPVAGPRVTLSTSSPKVRESTVLTASDDGIARFRNVPLNVPVTVTVEYGSNSPVSLTETIGLDHPAAAKVLGPIEVTWSDVQTLSPGAHVVAKVANTSIPAPAESGGNNELLSFVRTLVALVSVGGIVYGAWWAVTTGHAKTWLSHLGIETAPVEAPASLPGFGKQAPVPVAPITEGTAEPLTAPGQAVVAGTPRIFGSAGAYGGHSFELNGSSLTIGRDITNQVALSADGNVSRRHAVLRSGPEGWTVTDLGSANGTFVNGIRIAPDQPSPIQTGDELHVGLTRFRFDAG from the coding sequence ATGAACCGAACCATCAAGATGCAGTTGAGTGCGGCTGCCTTCGTAGCTGGCATCCTGGTCAACGTGCCCGGCCCTGTTCGTGCCCAGGTCGCGGCCTCTGCCGGCGGCAAATACCCGCTGCACGTCAAGGTGGATGTACCCGGACAGTTTACATACCGGTTCGTGCGCGGCGCATCGGATGCCGGAACCGCGCCCGCCTCTCTGCCACTGCCGGCCTCCTCGTCAAGCAATATCGTGCTCTCGATGCCGCACAAAGCGGCCGACCTGGAGGTTTGCGATGTGACCCGCGGGAATGTGGCGCGGATGCAGGTGTTGGCCGGCGCGAACGTGGTTCTAGCGGAGTCGGCGTTCAAGGAGTGCCGGTCCGTATTGGCCTCCGTTCAGGAAGGCGGTGTTCCGGTAGCTGGCCCTCGCGTAACCTTGAGTACGTCCAGCCCAAAAGTCCGTGAGAGCACGGTGCTCACAGCTTCCGACGACGGTATCGCCCGATTCCGGAATGTGCCGCTGAATGTGCCGGTTACCGTGACCGTGGAGTATGGCTCGAACTCACCGGTCAGCCTGACCGAGACAATCGGGCTGGACCATCCGGCCGCCGCCAAGGTTTTGGGGCCGATCGAAGTCACCTGGTCCGATGTGCAGACGCTGTCGCCCGGAGCCCACGTTGTGGCCAAAGTGGCCAACACCAGCATCCCGGCCCCGGCCGAGAGTGGCGGGAATAACGAGCTTCTCTCCTTCGTGCGTACACTGGTGGCGCTGGTCTCTGTTGGAGGAATCGTATACGGCGCCTGGTGGGCGGTGACTACCGGTCACGCCAAGACGTGGCTGAGTCACCTCGGCATCGAAACGGCGCCCGTGGAAGCGCCAGCATCGCTGCCTGGGTTCGGGAAGCAGGCGCCGGTGCCTGTGGCGCCGATCACGGAGGGCACTGCAGAGCCGTTGACCGCTCCAGGCCAGGCGGTGGTAGCCGGTACACCGCGCATCTTTGGGTCCGCCGGCGCTTATGGTGGTCACAGCTTCGAGTTGAACGGTTCCAGTCTGACTATTGGCCGGGATATCACCAATCAGGTTGCGTTGAGCGCCGACGGGAACGTTTCAAGGCGGCATGCAGTTTTGAGAAGTGGACCTGAAGGCTGGACTGTGACGGACCTGGGTTCCGCTAACGGGACTTTTGTGAACGGCATCCGTATTGCGCCCGATCAGCCGTCGCCAATTCAAACGGGAGACGAGCTGCATGTGGGGCTCACTCGCTTCCGGTTTGACGCGGGTTAG
- a CDS encoding FHA domain-containing protein, with translation MRSRILLGLLLGAVGGFVGYAVQEYYVNYSAHPLGDLSARDGLIFIVAVGGFIGLFLGLVDGVVDGSPKLMVRGALISAASGMALGYLGFSIGNALFTALGGQVAPEALGMAGFVQEVFARSVGWAAFGSLVGAGVGIGSLSFRKSWHGLIGGLVGGLAGGFVFDLAAQWFGKMELAATNASGVHDVGGLSRAIGLTAVGACTGFFTGLVEEILKPGWVRVMVGRNEGKDIILDRALNIMGRDEGAEVPLFGDNSVASQHAAIQVHRKQYMLVDAGTQTGTRLNGNRLEPRSAVPLRDGDEIRIGSHAIRFRQRAGLPGVGTRQPDTARSAPALAVAPGAAPGACPFCGLLRDARGNCGCTVGAPVAPAIAAPDTTSAGAPGEHRLTGIAGPYQGVTFALANGPNSVGRSAETRISLATDGLTSRLHATIQCARYQAMVTDNGSSNGTFVNGVRVQSQSLKPGDTLQFGESTFRFD, from the coding sequence ATGCGATCTCGAATCCTGTTGGGCCTGCTGCTCGGCGCCGTCGGCGGCTTTGTTGGATATGCCGTACAGGAGTATTACGTCAACTACTCCGCGCACCCGCTTGGTGACCTCAGCGCCCGCGACGGTCTGATCTTCATCGTGGCCGTAGGTGGGTTCATCGGCCTGTTTCTGGGTCTGGTCGATGGCGTCGTGGATGGTTCGCCGAAGTTGATGGTGCGCGGCGCGCTGATCTCGGCGGCATCCGGTATGGCGTTGGGTTATTTGGGTTTTTCAATCGGCAATGCGCTCTTCACGGCGCTTGGCGGACAGGTAGCGCCGGAAGCGCTGGGAATGGCAGGCTTCGTCCAGGAGGTGTTCGCCCGATCGGTGGGCTGGGCAGCATTCGGCTCACTGGTCGGCGCGGGAGTCGGAATTGGCTCGCTCTCATTCCGAAAGTCCTGGCACGGGCTTATCGGTGGCCTGGTTGGTGGCCTGGCCGGCGGCTTTGTGTTCGACCTTGCCGCACAATGGTTTGGCAAGATGGAGCTTGCGGCCACAAATGCCAGCGGCGTTCACGATGTCGGCGGCCTCAGCCGCGCTATCGGCCTCACCGCCGTCGGCGCCTGCACCGGATTCTTTACCGGCCTGGTGGAGGAGATCCTCAAGCCTGGTTGGGTGCGTGTGATGGTTGGACGGAACGAGGGCAAGGACATCATTCTGGACCGGGCGCTCAACATAATGGGTCGCGATGAAGGCGCCGAGGTACCGCTGTTCGGTGATAACAGCGTGGCCAGCCAGCACGCGGCGATACAGGTGCACAGGAAGCAGTACATGCTGGTGGATGCCGGAACACAAACCGGCACGCGGCTGAATGGCAACCGCCTTGAACCCCGCAGCGCCGTTCCGCTGCGCGATGGTGACGAGATTCGTATTGGCTCGCACGCCATAAGATTTCGGCAGCGCGCCGGACTGCCCGGTGTTGGGACGCGCCAACCCGACACGGCGAGGTCGGCTCCAGCTTTGGCCGTTGCACCCGGCGCCGCTCCCGGCGCTTGCCCATTCTGTGGTCTGTTGCGTGATGCAAGGGGAAACTGCGGCTGCACCGTAGGCGCTCCCGTTGCGCCGGCGATCGCGGCGCCCGATACAACATCGGCAGGCGCTCCCGGCGAGCACCGGCTCACGGGCATTGCCGGTCCCTACCAGGGTGTCACGTTTGCGCTTGCCAATGGACCAAACTCGGTTGGCCGAAGCGCTGAAACACGTATATCGCTGGCGACCGACGGCTTGACTTCACGCCTGCACGCCACGATCCAGTGCGCCCGGTACCAGGCGATGGTGACCGACAACGGGTCCTCGAACGGCACCTTTGTGAATGGTGTGCGCGTGCAGTCCCAATCCCTCAAACCGGGGGATACACTGCAGTTTGGAGAGAGCACGTTCCGATTTGATTAG
- a CDS encoding serine/threonine-protein phosphatase — MTDRTARIDRAELVLGWRAYADVGAETKVVVKVAARTDMGRVRENNEDKFEWYEPEEPGVVAARGSLFAVADGVGGANAGQIASETALSMLITGYYNSELEDVDGALNEAIQAASDRIYAMARLLPSRSGMATTLTAAVIVGGDVVIAQVGDSRAYLVRNGDIRQVSLDHSWVEEQVRSGALTRADAEMSPFRNVITRSVGSAPTTRVDFFWEEARAGDIWLLCSDGLSGCVSDNEICATVEACSPAEAVRRLIVLANARGGPDNVTAMVVSVREVLRDGLEAGAAAADSERDGQGSLRRRSSAWSRLFGT; from the coding sequence GTGACGGATCGAACCGCACGGATCGACCGCGCCGAACTTGTATTGGGCTGGCGCGCGTATGCGGATGTTGGCGCCGAAACGAAGGTTGTGGTGAAGGTTGCTGCGCGCACCGATATGGGCCGTGTGCGCGAGAACAACGAAGACAAGTTCGAGTGGTATGAGCCGGAAGAGCCCGGCGTGGTTGCTGCGCGCGGATCGCTGTTTGCTGTGGCGGATGGCGTCGGCGGCGCCAATGCCGGGCAGATTGCCAGTGAAACCGCGTTGAGCATGCTGATCACCGGCTACTACAACAGTGAACTTGAAGATGTCGATGGCGCACTGAATGAGGCCATCCAGGCAGCGAGCGACCGGATTTATGCGATGGCGCGCCTATTGCCATCACGCTCCGGCATGGCTACCACACTTACAGCAGCCGTTATTGTTGGTGGCGATGTGGTCATCGCCCAGGTCGGCGACAGCCGGGCGTATCTCGTTCGGAATGGAGACATCCGGCAGGTATCGCTGGACCACTCCTGGGTAGAAGAGCAGGTGCGAAGCGGCGCCCTGACGCGCGCGGATGCCGAGATGTCGCCATTTCGGAACGTCATTACCCGATCGGTGGGGTCGGCGCCAACAACGCGTGTCGACTTCTTCTGGGAGGAAGCCCGAGCCGGAGATATATGGTTGCTGTGTTCCGACGGGCTGAGTGGTTGCGTGTCGGATAACGAAATTTGCGCCACCGTGGAGGCTTGTTCGCCAGCGGAGGCAGTTCGACGCTTGATTGTGCTGGCCAACGCCCGAGGGGGACCGGACAACGTGACCGCAATGGTGGTTTCGGTACGCGAAGTGCTGCGAGACGGCCTCGAAGCCGGGGCCGCTGCGGCGGACTCCGAGCGCGACGGCCAGGGCTCGTTGCGACGCCGCTCCTCGGCCTGGAGCCGCCTGTTCGGCACTTGA
- a CDS encoding RibD family protein, which yields MSIARLLDVTRPAGSPDALYEALDFGEPAKGRPAVFINMAATVDGKIVIGEPGGTAKGVGGPTDQLLFRRLQRQCDAVLVGASTLRAGPVLYPPELLRVTVTRSANLPAGNPFFTRRSALALVAAPEEAAAAVRQCVGNGADVLEVGSGEVDLTQLLGILRQTYGRRLLLCEGGPTLNSALIMAGLADELFLTISPKLKGGSGIPSIMAGAGLPPGRVVSLDLLSVYADGSELYLRYRIGGVTSL from the coding sequence GTGAGTATCGCACGCCTGCTCGACGTTACCCGGCCGGCCGGCTCGCCGGACGCACTCTATGAGGCACTGGATTTTGGTGAGCCGGCAAAAGGTCGTCCGGCGGTTTTCATCAACATGGCCGCCACAGTGGACGGCAAGATCGTTATTGGCGAGCCCGGTGGAACCGCGAAGGGCGTTGGTGGGCCCACCGACCAGCTTTTGTTTCGGCGCCTCCAACGGCAGTGCGATGCGGTGCTGGTGGGCGCCTCCACGCTGCGCGCCGGTCCCGTTCTCTATCCGCCGGAGCTGCTGCGCGTTACCGTGACGCGATCAGCAAACCTGCCGGCCGGCAACCCCTTCTTCACGCGGCGATCCGCGCTGGCGTTGGTGGCTGCGCCCGAGGAGGCGGCTGCCGCGGTACGGCAGTGCGTCGGCAATGGTGCAGATGTCCTGGAGGTTGGCTCCGGGGAGGTGGATCTCACCCAACTACTCGGTATACTCCGCCAGACATATGGCCGCCGCTTATTGCTGTGCGAGGGCGGCCCAACCCTGAACAGCGCGCTGATTATGGCTGGGCTGGCAGACGAACTGTTCTTGACGATCTCGCCCAAACTCAAGGGAGGTTCCGGCATTCCTTCGATTATGGCTGGCGCCGGCCTGCCACCCGGGCGGGTAGTGTCGCTCGACCTGCTGTCTGTGTATGCGGATGGCAGCGAACTGTACCTGCGCTATCGCATTGGTGGAGTTACCTCACTGTGA